One window of the Acinonyx jubatus isolate Ajub_Pintada_27869175 chromosome A2, VMU_Ajub_asm_v1.0, whole genome shotgun sequence genome contains the following:
- the BEST2 gene encoding bestrophin-2: protein MTVTYTARVANARFGGFSKLLLLWRGSIYKLLWRELLCFLGLYMALSAAYRFVLTEEQKRYFEKLVIYCDQYASLIPVSFVLGFYVTLVVHRWWNQYLCMPLPDALMCVVAGTVHGRDERGRLYRRTLMRYAGLSAVLILRSVSTAVFKRFPTIDHVVEAGFMTREERKKFENLNSSYNKYWVPCVWFSNLAAQARREGRIRDNSALKLLLEELTVFRGKCGMLFHYDWISVPLVYTQVVTIAVYSYFLACLIGRQFLDPAQGYQGHNLDLCVPIFTLLQFFFYAGWLKVAEQLINPFGEDDDDFETNFLIDRNFQVSMLAVDEMYDDLAMLEKDLYWDAAEARAPYTAATAFLLQQPSFQGSTFDITLAKEDMQFQRLDGVDAPLGEAHGDFLQRLLPVGAGMAAGGLLGRRLSLLRRKNSCVSETSTAASCACAGAPDGAAPECGCGDPLLDTGLREPESEFPPGPELPIPGPAEPFTTVPMPAPRGPAPPWLPSPIGEEEESLA from the exons ATGACCGTCACGTACACAGCCCGCGTGGCGAACGCGCGCTTCGGCGGCTTCTCGAAGTTGTTGCTGCTGTGGCGCGGGAGCATCTACAAACTTCTGTGGCGCGAGCTGCTCTGTTTCCTCGGGCTCTACATGGCGCTGAGTGCCGCCTATCG CTTCGTGCTGACTGAAGAGCAGAAGCGCTACTTCGAGAAGCTCGTCATTTACTGTGACCAGTATGCCAGTCTCATCCCGGTCTCTTTCGTGCTGG GTTTCTATGTGACGCTGGTGGTGCACCGCTGGTGGAACCAGTACCTATGCATGCCGCTGCCCGACGCGCTCATGTGCGTGGTGGCAGGCACAGTGCACGGCCGCGACGAGCGAGGCCGCCTCTACCGGCGCACGCTCATGCGCTACGCCGGGCTCTCAGCCGTGCTTATCCTGCGCTCGGTCAGCACCGCGGTCTTCAAGCGCTTCCCCACCATAGACCACGTGGTGGAGGCGG GGTTTATGACCCGCGAGGAGCGCAAGAAATTCGAGAACCTGAACTCGTCCTACAACAAGTACTGGGTGCCCTGCGTCTGGTTCTCCAACCTGGCTGCGCAGGCCCGGCGCGAGGGCCGCATCCGCGACAACAGCGCCCTTAAACTGCTGCTGGAG GAGCTGACTGTGTTTCGGGGCAAGTGTGGGATGCTCTTTCACTACGACTGGATCAGCGTACCCCTTGTCTATACCCAG gtggTGACCATCGCTGTGTACAGCTACTTCCTGGCCTGCCTCATCGGTCGCCAGTTCCTGGACCCGGCTCAGGGCTACCAGGGTCACAACCTGGACCTGTGCGTCCCCATCTTCACCCTGCTACAGTTCTTCTTCTATGCCGGCTGGCTCAAG gTAGCCGAGCAGCTCATCAATCCTTTCGGTGAGGACGACGATGACTTTGAGACCAACTTTCTGATCGACCGCAACTTCCAG GTGTCAATGCTGGCCGTGGACGAGATGTACGACGACCTGGCCATGCTGGAGAAGGATTTGTACTGGGACGCAGCCGAGGCTCGAGCCCCCTATACTGCAGCCACCGCGTTCCTGCTGCAACAGCCCTCCTTCCAGGGCTCCACCTTTGATATCAC GCTGGCCAAAGAGGACATGCAGTTCCAAAGGCTGGACGGCGTGGACGCGCCGCTGGGCGAGGCACATGGTGACTTTTTGCAGCGCCTCCTGCCGGTAGGTGCGGGCATGGCCGCAGGAGGCCTGCTGGGCCGGCGCCTGTCCTTGCTGCGCCGCAAGAACAGCTGCGTGTCGGAAACGTCCACGGCCGCCAGCTGCGCGTGCGCAGGCGCCCCCGACGGCGCGGCCCCGGAATGCGGTTGCGGGGACCCGCTGCTCGACACCGGCTTGCGGGAGCCGGAGTCGGAGTTCCCCCCTGGCCCGGAACTGCCCATCCCCGGGCCCGCCGAGCCCTTCACCACTGTGCCTATGCCGGCGCCCCGGGGACCGGCTCCACCCTGGCTGCCCAGCCCCATTGGCGAGGAGGAGGAGAGTCTAGCCTGA